The following coding sequences lie in one Panicum virgatum strain AP13 chromosome 6N, P.virgatum_v5, whole genome shotgun sequence genomic window:
- the LOC120679877 gene encoding uncharacterized protein LOC120679877 translates to MEFQYCAGDERRSRSPPPPTPSPPAAPSTSGSGSAADAHDGEDGPAERARDAALVPWQAPPLPPPDVAAADSADELRRQAEKARIRERILREEAENLELELEVRREIREQLLRLSWPTLGRSAGGSGPPARIVPGNASLPVAAQDEVHPRTNGLAASPDKRKSPDRAAASIVSAATRSKKQKITLTCMVCDIATNCEKGMQDHLNGKVHKKKATAILEQPKPMTEPEPETDTGEEVLVPLGDYTPTKLKMLTNAGALNEVVQMDGYLLCEVCNVRTADRVTMMCHLEGSKHISKRQKYGQASSKPPDEAAKKVRKGVSVPEAPTTAVGSADTETLVLELHGVPHTVRRLKGLLLCELCNVRTTSMNGMQYHLSGKKHKNKANASSDISANVSTGGEEAPKAQPMGTDTAAVDGISFQVEVPLSMPLEAKVGDDSEHQETTKASTKEDVTAGDSTKAHGKKVMKASGSTAAAKDHNVWDPDSLTMEVDSLHHPLQRVDGFLDCPCCNVKTPSEIIMRSHLAGKKHRRNRTLAAGVNKDASVLAEGADEVPGNRSKSTKANVDVESAPSPVTRAKNDATMVPMEVDRLAEDKPITCIEHGEHGEITRAQSKSSKSVKADEEAGSVLSLEAPHVENAAATAPMEVDGTAEVEPAIHIEPVVNAGIVEEVESAPQAANAVAMAPIEGDGPAKVQPATHIEAAEDGKLTHPSARANGFVTQVEESVKKADATAPGKPMKIQVEGKVFTVLQQENGGLSCETCGVHGCNKDSIILHLYTRTHWDRANVAEKEKEREAAAASCGGGQ, encoded by the exons ATGGAGTTCCAATactgcgccggcgacgagcgccgcAGCCGTTCCCCGCCTCCGCCCACGCCCTCACCACCTGCGGCGCCCAGTACTTCCGGCTCAGGGTCGGCAGCAG ACGCCCACGACGGGGAGGACGGCCCGGCAGAGCGCGCGAGGGATGCGGCCCTGGTGCCGTGGCAGGCACCTCCGCTCCCACCGCCGGATGTGGCGGCGGCCGACTCCGCCGACGAGCTGCGGCGCCaggcggagaaggcgaggaTCAGGGAGCGGATCctgcgggaggaggcggagaacttggagctggagctggaggtgcGGCGCGAGATCAGGGAGCAGCTGCTCCGCCTCTCGTGGCCAACGCTCGGGCGCTCGGCGGGGGGATCGGGCCCGCCGGCGAGGATCGTCCCCGGCAACGCGTCTCTGCCGGTTGCTGCGCAAGATGAG GTCCACCCTAGAACAAACGGACTAGCGGCCTCACCGGACAAGCGGAAAAGCCCAGATCGTGCGGCAGCATCCATAGTATCAGCAGCGACAAGAAGCAAGAAACAGAAGATCACATTAACCTGCATGGTATGTGACATCGCGACAAACTGTGAGAAGGGCATGCAGGACCACCTCAACGGGAAGGTGCACAAGAAGAAGGCCACAGCCATTCTGGAGCAGCCAAAGCCAATGACAGAACCAGAGCCGGAGACAGATACAGGGGAAGAGGTGTTGGTGCCATTGGGTGACTACACGCCGACTAAGCTCAAGATGCTAACGAATGCAGGAGCGCTGAATGAGGTGGTGCAGATGGATGGGTACCTTCTCTGTGAGGTGTGCAACGTGAGGACAGCAGACCGCGTTACCATGATGTGCCACCTTGAAGGGAGCAAACACATCTCCAAGAGACAGAAGTATGGCCAAGCCTCCAGCAAGCCACCGGATGAGGCTGCAAAGAAGGTCAGGAAAGGCGTGTCTGTGCCAGAAGCTCCCACAACTGCTGTTGGCAGCGCTGATACTGAAACGCTGGTTCTGGAGTTGCACGGTGTGCCACACACCGTGCGGCGGTTAAAAGGTTTGCTGCTCTGCGAGCTGTGCAATGTGAGGACCACGTCAATGAATGGCATGCAGTATCATCTGTCGGGGAAGAAGCACAAGAATAAGGCAAACGCTAGCTCTGATATCTCTGCCAACGTCTCCACAGGTGGAGAGGAAGCACCCAAAGCACAACCGATGGGAACAGACACAGCTGCTGTCGATGGCATATCGTTTCAGGTGGAAGTGCCATTGTCAATGCCCTTGGAAGCAAAGGTTGGTGATGACAGTGAGCATCAAGAAACAACTAAGGCTTCCACAAAAGAAGACGTCACCGCTGGGGACAGTACCAAGGCTCATGGAAAAAAAGTGATGAAGGCCAGTGGAAGTACTGCTGCAGCTAAGGACCATAATGTCTGGGATCCTGACTCGCTGACCATGGAAGTTGATAGTTTGCACCATCCTCTACAGCGGGTGGATGGCTTCCTCGACTGCCCTTGCTGCAATGTTAAGACACCATCTGAGATCATCATGCGGTCTCACCTTGCTGGGAAGAAGCACAGGCGCAATAGGACACTCGCTGCAGGAGTAAACAAGGACGCCTCAGTTCTTGCCGAAGGGGCTGATGAGGTGCCAGGCAACCGCTCAAAGTCTACGAAAGCCAATGTGGATGTAGAATCAGCACCATCACCAGTGACACGAGCAAAAAACGATGCCACCATGGTGCCCATGGAAGTCGATAGATTGGCAGAGGATAAACCTATTACTTGCATTGAACATGGAGAGCATGGTGAGATTACTCGGGCGCAAAGCAAGAGCTCAAAGTCAGTGAAAGCTGATGAAGAGGCAGGATCAGTGCTGTCACTGGAAGCTCCACATGTGGAAAACGCTGCCGCCACGGCACCCATGGAAGTAGATGGGACAGCAGAGGTTGAACCTGCTATACACATAGAGCCTGTGGTGAATGCGGGGATTGTTGAAGAGGTAGAATCAGCACCACAAGCGGCAAATGCTGTGGCCATGGCTCCCATCGAAGGAGATGGACCTGCAAAGGTTCAACCTGCTACTCACATTGAGGCTGCAGAGGATGGAAAGCTTACTCACCCATCGGCCCGAGCCAACGGCTTTGTGACCCAAGTGGAGGAATCGGTGAAGAAGGCCGACGCTACTGCGCCTGGCAAACCAATGAAGATCCAGGTAGAGGGCAAGGTGTTCACCGTGCTGCAGCAGGAGAATGGCGGGCTCTCGTGCGAGACCTGTGGTGTGCACGGCTGCAACAAGGACAGCATAATTCTGCATCTCTACACTAGGACGCACTGGGACAGAGCCAATGTTGCAGAGAAGGAGAAAGAGCGAGAGGCTGCAGCCGCATCCTGTGGTGGTGGACAATGA